A genomic stretch from Hemibagrus wyckioides isolate EC202008001 linkage group LG02, SWU_Hwy_1.0, whole genome shotgun sequence includes:
- the pyya gene encoding peptide YY-A, whose product MSVLLKSWTAIFTLFLCVLLYLSTVVDAYPPKPENPGEDAAPEELAKYYTALRHYINLITRQRYGKRSTQEASLADLLFGDSNEHNQRSRYEESFMW is encoded by the exons atGAGTGTGCTATTGAAGTCGTGGACCGCTATCTTCACCCTGTTCCTGTGCGTCCTCCTGTATCTCAGCACTGTGGTGGACGCCTATCCGCCCAAACCTGAGAACCCCGGAGAGGACGCGGCGCCCGAGGAGCTGGCCAAATACTACACTGCTCTCAGACATTACATCAACCTCATCACCCGGCAGAG gtatgGAAAGAGGTCGACTCAGGAGGCAAGTCTGGCAGACCTACTGTTCGGAGACAGCAATGAGCACAACCAGCGATCAAG GTACGAGGAGTCGTTCATGTGGTGA